A stretch of the Flavobacterium aquiphilum genome encodes the following:
- the eno gene encoding phosphopyruvate hydratase, with protein MSIIVKIHARQIFDSRGNPTVEVDVITENGILGRAAVPSGASTGAHEAHELRDGGKAFMGKGVLKAVENVNTKIAEELVGTSVFEQNLIDQMMIDLDGTATKSNLGANAILGVSLAVAKAAAEELGLPLYRYVGGVSANTLPLPMMNIINGGSHSDAPIAFQEFMIMPVKATSFAHALQMGTEVFHNLKKVLHDRNLSTAVGDEGGFAPTLAGGTEDALDTIKKAVEAAGYSFGDDIVVALDCASSEFYKDGKYDYSKFEGPAGKIRTSAEQVDYLAELATKYPIISIEDGMDENDWDGWKLLTEKIGDRVQLVGDDLFVTNVERLSTGIDKGIANSILIKVNQIGTLTETIAAVNMAKNAGYTSVMSHRSGETEDYTIADLAVALNCGQIKTGSASRSDRMAKYNQLLRIEEELGNSAYFPGKKAFKVK; from the coding sequence ATGAGTATTATCGTTAAAATCCACGCTAGACAAATTTTCGACTCAAGAGGTAATCCTACAGTAGAAGTTGATGTAATTACTGAGAATGGAATATTAGGAAGAGCAGCTGTTCCTTCTGGAGCTTCTACAGGAGCGCACGAAGCGCACGAGTTACGCGATGGAGGAAAAGCTTTCATGGGTAAAGGTGTTTTGAAAGCGGTTGAAAATGTAAATACAAAAATTGCTGAAGAATTAGTTGGTACTTCTGTTTTTGAACAAAATCTTATCGATCAAATGATGATTGATTTAGATGGTACTGCAACTAAATCTAACTTAGGGGCTAATGCAATTTTAGGAGTTTCTTTGGCGGTAGCTAAAGCAGCAGCTGAAGAATTAGGATTGCCTTTATACAGATATGTTGGTGGTGTTTCTGCAAATACTTTGCCTTTGCCAATGATGAATATCATCAATGGGGGATCACACTCTGATGCACCTATCGCTTTCCAAGAGTTTATGATTATGCCGGTTAAGGCTACTTCTTTTGCTCATGCTTTACAAATGGGTACAGAGGTTTTCCATAACCTTAAAAAAGTTCTACACGATAGAAATCTTTCTACTGCTGTTGGTGATGAAGGAGGTTTTGCTCCAACATTGGCTGGTGGTACAGAAGATGCTTTAGATACAATCAAAAAAGCTGTTGAAGCTGCTGGTTATTCTTTCGGGGATGATATTGTTGTGGCTCTTGACTGCGCTTCTTCTGAGTTCTACAAAGACGGTAAATATGACTATTCTAAATTTGAAGGTCCAGCTGGAAAAATCAGAACTTCTGCTGAACAAGTTGATTATCTAGCTGAATTGGCTACTAAATACCCAATTATTTCTATCGAGGATGGAATGGATGAAAATGACTGGGATGGATGGAAATTATTGACTGAAAAAATAGGTGATAGAGTTCAATTAGTTGGAGATGATTTATTTGTAACAAATGTTGAGCGTTTGTCAACTGGTATCGATAAAGGAATCGCTAATTCTATTTTGATTAAAGTTAACCAAATCGGTACTTTAACTGAAACTATTGCTGCTGTAAATATGGCTAAAAATGCTGGTTATACATCTGTAATGTCTCACCGTTCTGGAGAAACTGAAGATTATACAATCGCTGACTTAGCAGTAGCTTTAAATTGTGGTCAAATCAAAACTGGATCAGCTTCTCGTTCTGACCGTATGGCTAAATATAATCAATTATTGAGAATTGAAGAGGAATTAGGGAATTCTGCATATTTTCCTGGAAAAAAGGCCTTCAAAGTGAAGTAA
- the rpsM gene encoding 30S ribosomal protein S13, whose product MARIAGVDIPKNKRGVIALTYIFGLGKSRAIEILEKAQVSQDKKVQDWNDDEIGAIREAVSAFKIEGELRSEISLNIKRLMDIGCYRGIRHRSGLPLRGQRTKNNSRTRKGKRKTVANKKKATK is encoded by the coding sequence ATGGCAAGAATAGCAGGGGTAGATATCCCAAAAAACAAAAGAGGTGTTATTGCACTTACCTACATTTTCGGATTAGGAAAAAGTAGAGCTATTGAGATTTTAGAAAAAGCTCAAGTTAGCCAAGATAAAAAAGTTCAAGATTGGAATGATGACGAAATCGGGGCAATTCGTGAAGCTGTTTCAGCTTTTAAAATTGAAGGTGAATTGCGTTCAGAAATTTCTTTGAACATCAAACGTTTAATGGACATTGGATGTTATAGAGGTATTCGTCACAGATCTGGTCTTCCTTTAAGAGGACAAAGAACTAAAAACAACTCTAGAACAAGAAAAGGTAAAAGAAAAACTGTTGCTAACAAGAAAAAAGCAACTAAATAA
- the rpsD gene encoding 30S ribosomal protein S4, which produces MARYTGPKTKIARKFGEAIFGDDKAFEKRNYPPGQHGMAKKRGKKSEYAVQLMEKQKAKYSYGILEKQFRNLFEKASATKGVTGEVLLQLCEARLDNVVFRMGIAPSRRGARQIVSHRHITVNGEVVNIPSYHLKPGDKVAVREKSKSLEAIERSLSNSSHVYEWITWNNDLKEGTFVSVPARLQIPENIKEQLIVELYNK; this is translated from the coding sequence ATGGCAAGATATACTGGTCCAAAAACCAAAATCGCTCGTAAATTTGGCGAGGCAATTTTCGGAGACGATAAAGCTTTCGAAAAAAGAAATTACCCTCCTGGACAACACGGGATGGCTAAAAAAAGAGGAAAAAAATCTGAGTATGCTGTTCAGTTGATGGAAAAGCAAAAAGCTAAATATTCTTATGGTATTTTAGAAAAACAATTCAGAAATTTATTCGAAAAAGCATCAGCTACTAAAGGAGTTACTGGTGAAGTGTTATTACAATTATGCGAAGCAAGATTGGATAATGTTGTTTTTAGAATGGGGATTGCTCCATCTAGAAGAGGTGCACGTCAAATCGTATCTCACAGACACATTACCGTAAATGGTGAGGTTGTAAATATTCCTTCTTACCACCTTAAGCCTGGTGATAAAGTTGCAGTTCGTGAAAAATCTAAATCTTTAGAGGCTATCGAACGTTCTTTATCTAATTCAAGTCATGTTTATGAATGGATTACTTGGAATAATGATCTTAAAGAAGGAACTTTCGTTTCTGTTCCTGCAAGACTTCAAATTCCAGAAAACATTAAAGAACAATTAATCGTAGAGTTGTACAACAAATAA
- the infA gene encoding translation initiation factor IF-1 — protein MAKQSAIEQDGSIIEALSNAMFRVELENGHIVIAHISGKMRMHYIKLLPGDKVKLEMSPYDLSKARITYRY, from the coding sequence ATGGCAAAACAATCAGCAATAGAACAAGACGGATCAATCATTGAAGCATTGTCTAATGCGATGTTCCGTGTAGAGTTAGAAAATGGACATATTGTGATTGCTCATATTTCTGGAAAAATGCGTATGCATTACATCAAATTATTACCTGGTGATAAAGTGAAACTAGAAATGAGCCCTTACGATTTGTCAAAAGCAAGAATTACTTATAGATATTAA
- the rpmD gene encoding 50S ribosomal protein L30, translated as MAKLLVKQVRSKINCPLTQKRGLEALGLRKMGQVVEHESNPAILGMINKVKHLVSVEEAK; from the coding sequence ATGGCTAAATTATTAGTAAAACAAGTTAGAAGTAAAATCAACTGCCCTCTTACTCAAAAAAGAGGTTTGGAAGCTTTAGGTCTACGTAAAATGGGACAAGTTGTAGAGCATGAGTCAAATCCTGCTATCCTTGGGATGATAAATAAAGTTAAACACTTAGTTTCTGTAGAAGAAGCTAAATAA
- the rpsK gene encoding 30S ribosomal protein S11, with translation MAKATTKKRKVIVESTGEAHISATFNNIIISLTNKKGEVISWSSAGKMGFRGSKKNTPYAAQMAAEDCSKVALEAGLKKVKVYVKGPGNGRESAIRSIHNGGIEVTEIIDVTPMPHNGCRPPKRRRV, from the coding sequence ATGGCTAAAGCAACAACAAAAAAACGTAAAGTTATCGTTGAATCAACGGGTGAGGCTCATATTTCTGCTACCTTCAATAACATCATCATTTCTTTGACTAACAAAAAAGGTGAAGTTATTTCTTGGTCATCAGCTGGTAAAATGGGTTTTAGAGGTTCTAAAAAGAACACTCCATATGCAGCTCAAATGGCAGCAGAAGATTGTAGTAAAGTAGCTCTTGAGGCTGGACTTAAAAAAGTAAAAGTTTATGTAAAAGGACCAGGAAACGGACGTGAATCTGCTATCCGTTCTATACATAACGGTGGAATTGAAGTTACTGAGATTATCGATGTTACTCCAATGCCTCACAATGGATGTCGTCCTCCTAAAAGACGTAGAGTTTAA
- a CDS encoding citrate synthase, which translates to MSKIAILEIDGNKFELPIIVGSENEAAVDISKLRDMSGVITLDPGYKNSGACKSEITFLDGELGILRYRGYSIEDLADKSHFLEVAYLIIFGELPSNEKLEQFENDIRRFTLVSEDMKIILDGFPSTAHPMGVLSALTSALTAFNPKSVDVNNEKDMYDAVCKTLAKFLVIATWTYRKRMGFPLNYYDNTLGYVENFMNLMFKLPTGPYKLNPVIIDALDKLFILHADHEQNCSTSTVRMVGSSHAGLFASISAGVSALWGPLHGGANQAVLEMLEEIHAAGGDADKYLAKAKDKNDPFRLMGFGHRVYKNFDPRAKIIKKAADDVLSTLGVNDPILDIAKKLEAAALEDEYFKSRNLYPNVDFYSGIIYRALGIPTDMFTVLFAIGRLPGWIAQWKEMRENKEPIGRPRQVYTGYPLREYVKE; encoded by the coding sequence ATGTCAAAAATAGCAATATTAGAAATTGACGGTAATAAGTTTGAGCTACCAATAATTGTTGGGAGCGAAAATGAAGCCGCTGTAGATATTAGTAAACTAAGAGATATGTCGGGTGTAATTACCCTTGATCCTGGTTATAAAAACTCTGGAGCTTGTAAAAGCGAAATCACCTTTTTGGATGGTGAACTTGGAATTTTGCGTTATAGAGGATATTCAATTGAGGATTTAGCTGATAAATCTCATTTTTTAGAGGTGGCTTATTTAATAATTTTTGGAGAATTGCCTTCTAATGAGAAATTAGAACAATTTGAAAATGATATCAGAAGATTCACTTTAGTGAGTGAAGATATGAAAATCATTTTGGATGGTTTCCCAAGTACTGCCCACCCAATGGGAGTTTTGTCTGCTTTGACTAGTGCTTTGACAGCTTTTAACCCTAAATCTGTTGATGTCAATAACGAAAAAGACATGTATGATGCGGTTTGTAAAACTCTTGCTAAATTTTTAGTTATTGCTACCTGGACTTATAGAAAAAGAATGGGGTTCCCTTTGAATTATTATGATAATACTTTGGGTTATGTGGAGAATTTCATGAATTTGATGTTTAAGTTGCCTACAGGACCTTACAAATTAAATCCGGTGATTATTGATGCATTAGATAAATTATTTATTCTTCATGCTGATCACGAGCAAAATTGTTCGACATCTACTGTTAGAATGGTAGGTTCTTCACATGCTGGACTTTTTGCATCTATATCTGCTGGAGTTTCTGCGTTATGGGGACCTTTACATGGAGGTGCTAATCAAGCTGTACTTGAGATGTTGGAAGAAATTCATGCTGCAGGTGGTGATGCTGATAAATATTTGGCGAAAGCTAAAGATAAAAATGATCCTTTTAGATTGATGGGATTCGGACATAGAGTTTACAAAAACTTTGATCCAAGAGCAAAAATTATCAAAAAAGCTGCAGATGATGTGCTTTCTACTTTGGGAGTTAATGACCCGATTCTTGATATTGCTAAAAAATTGGAAGCTGCTGCGTTGGAAGATGAGTATTTCAAATCAAGAAACTTATACCCTAACGTAGATTTCTATTCTGGTATTATTTATAGAGCTTTAGGGATTCCAACGGATATGTTTACTGTATTATTTGCAATTGGAAGATTACCAGGTTGGATTGCTCAATGGAAGGAAATGAGAGAAAACAAAGAGCCAATTGGAAGACCAAGACAAGTTTACACAGGTTATCCTTTGAGAGAATATGTTAAGGAATAA
- the secY gene encoding preprotein translocase subunit SecY, whose translation MKKFIESISNVWKIEELKNRILITLGLLLVYRFGAHVTLPGIDATQLTGLAGQTKNGLGSILDMFTGGAFSKASVFALGIMPYISASIVVQLMGIAIPYLQKLQSDGESGRKKINQITRWLTIVITLVQGPTYIYNLYRTLPSSAFILGFNSFEFLFSSVVILVTGTIFAMWLGEKITDKGIGNGISLLIMVGILARLPQAFIQEFTTRVTNNNGGPMLLVVEIIIWLLVIISCVLLVMAIRKIPVQYARRTTSGDFEQDMMGGNRQWIPLKLNAAGVMPIIFAQAIMFIPAAVAGLSKSDASQSIVGAFSNMFGFWYNFVFATLIVVFTFFYTAITVPTNKMSDDLKRSGGFIPGIRPGVETSEYLDKVMSLITFPGSLFLALIAVFPAIVVSVMDVQQSWAMFFGGTSLIIMVGVAIDTIQQINSYLLNKHYDGLMKSGKNRKAVA comes from the coding sequence ATGAAGAAATTTATTGAATCAATAAGTAATGTTTGGAAAATAGAAGAATTAAAAAATAGAATTTTAATTACTTTAGGTTTGCTCCTTGTTTATCGTTTTGGAGCTCATGTTACACTTCCTGGAATTGACGCGACTCAATTGACAGGATTAGCTGGGCAAACAAAAAATGGATTAGGATCTATTCTAGACATGTTTACCGGAGGTGCATTTTCTAAAGCGTCAGTTTTTGCTTTAGGGATTATGCCTTATATTTCTGCATCTATTGTAGTGCAACTTATGGGAATTGCGATTCCTTATTTGCAAAAACTTCAGAGTGACGGAGAGAGTGGTAGAAAGAAAATCAATCAAATTACTCGTTGGTTAACTATCGTTATTACCTTAGTTCAAGGACCAACTTATATCTACAATCTTTACAGAACTTTACCTAGTTCGGCTTTTATTTTGGGATTTAACTCTTTTGAATTTTTATTTTCTTCAGTAGTAATCTTGGTTACTGGTACTATTTTTGCCATGTGGTTGGGAGAAAAAATTACTGATAAAGGAATTGGAAATGGTATTTCCCTTTTGATAATGGTTGGTATTTTGGCTAGGTTGCCACAAGCTTTTATTCAAGAATTTACAACAAGAGTTACCAATAATAATGGAGGGCCAATGCTATTGGTTGTTGAAATCATTATTTGGTTGCTTGTGATAATATCTTGCGTGTTACTTGTAATGGCAATAAGAAAAATTCCAGTACAGTATGCACGTCGTACAACATCTGGAGATTTCGAACAAGATATGATGGGAGGTAACAGACAATGGATACCGTTAAAGCTTAATGCAGCTGGTGTAATGCCAATTATATTTGCACAAGCTATTATGTTTATTCCTGCGGCTGTTGCTGGATTGTCAAAATCAGATGCTTCGCAATCTATTGTCGGTGCTTTTAGTAATATGTTTGGATTCTGGTATAATTTTGTTTTCGCAACATTAATTGTTGTGTTCACTTTCTTCTATACTGCAATTACAGTTCCTACTAATAAGATGTCTGATGATTTAAAGAGAAGTGGAGGATTTATACCAGGTATCAGACCAGGTGTTGAAACTTCTGAATATCTTGACAAAGTGATGTCTTTAATAACTTTTCCAGGATCTTTATTTCTTGCTTTGATAGCTGTGTTCCCAGCCATTGTTGTAAGTGTGATGGATGTTCAACAATCTTGGGCAATGTTTTTTGGAGGGACTTCATTGATAATTATGGTTGGAGTAGCAATTGATACTATTCAACAGATTAATTCATACTTGTTGAACAAACATTATGATGGTTTGATGAAAAGTGGTAAAAATAGAAAAGCAGTAGCTTAA
- the rplO gene encoding 50S ribosomal protein L15, translating to MNLSNLQPAEGSTHNQNKRVGRGEGSGKGGTSARGHKGAKSRSGYSKKIGFEGGQMPLQRRVPKFGFTNINRKEYEGVNLDTLQLLVDNGVITDTVDMTVLVANRLATKNELVKILGRGELKAKLKVTAHKFTATAKAAIEAAGGEAVIM from the coding sequence ATGAATTTAAGTAACTTACAACCTGCTGAGGGTTCTACACACAATCAAAACAAAAGAGTAGGTAGAGGAGAAGGTTCTGGAAAAGGTGGTACTTCTGCAAGAGGACACAAAGGGGCTAAATCTCGTTCTGGTTATTCTAAAAAGATTGGTTTTGAAGGAGGTCAAATGCCACTTCAAAGACGTGTACCTAAGTTTGGTTTCACTAACATCAATCGTAAAGAATACGAAGGTGTTAATCTAGATACTCTTCAATTATTAGTTGATAATGGAGTGATTACTGATACTGTTGATATGACAGTTTTAGTGGCTAATCGTCTAGCTACCAAAAATGAATTGGTTAAGATTTTAGGTAGAGGAGAATTGAAAGCTAAATTAAAAGTAACTGCTCACAAATTCACTGCAACTGCTAAAGCCGCTATCGAAGCTGCTGGTGGAGAAGCTGTAATCATGTAA
- the ykgO gene encoding type B 50S ribosomal protein L36: MKVRASVKKRSAECIIVRRKGRLYVINKKNPRFKQRQG, from the coding sequence ATGAAAGTTAGAGCATCAGTAAAAAAGAGAAGTGCCGAGTGCATTATCGTACGTAGAAAAGGAAGATTATACGTAATCAACAAAAAGAATCCTAGATTTAAACAAAGACAAGGATAA
- the rplR gene encoding 50S ribosomal protein L18: MSLTKPERRQRIRFRIRKTISGSAAKPRLSVFRSNKEIYAQLIDDVNGVTILAASSREKEIGKGTNIEVATAVGKLAAEKALKAGISEVTFDRGGYLYHGRIKSLAEGARAAGLKF, translated from the coding sequence ATGTCATTAACAAAACCTGAAAGAAGACAACGTATTAGATTCAGAATCAGAAAAACGATTAGTGGTAGTGCTGCTAAACCGAGACTATCTGTTTTTAGAAGTAACAAAGAAATTTATGCTCAATTAATTGATGATGTAAACGGAGTTACTATATTAGCTGCTTCTTCAAGAGAAAAAGAAATAGGAAAAGGTACGAACATCGAAGTGGCTACAGCAGTTGGAAAACTTGCAGCTGAGAAAGCTTTGAAAGCGGGAATAAGTGAAGTTACTTTCGATAGAGGAGGTTATTTATACCATGGTCGTATTAAATCATTAGCGGAAGGCGCAAGAGCGGCTGGACTTAAATTCTAA
- the rpsE gene encoding 30S ribosomal protein S5, with the protein MMSKYKNIEIVKPSGLELKDRLVSVNRVTKVTKGGRAFGFSAIVVVGDENGVVGHGLGKSKDVSEAIAKAVEDAKKNLVKIPLNGQSVPHEQKGKFGGARVFLIPASHGTGVIAGGAVRSVLESVGIHDVLSKSQGSSNPHNVVKATFDALLQMRSAHTVAKQRGISLEKVFKG; encoded by the coding sequence ATTATGTCTAAATACAAAAATATTGAGATAGTAAAACCAAGTGGTCTTGAGTTAAAAGATCGTTTGGTGAGTGTAAATCGTGTTACTAAGGTTACAAAAGGAGGTAGAGCTTTCGGCTTTTCTGCTATTGTAGTTGTAGGTGATGAAAACGGAGTTGTAGGTCATGGATTAGGAAAATCTAAAGATGTTTCTGAAGCAATCGCGAAAGCGGTTGAAGATGCAAAGAAAAATTTAGTGAAAATTCCTTTGAATGGTCAATCAGTTCCTCACGAACAAAAAGGTAAATTTGGAGGTGCACGTGTATTCTTAATTCCTGCTTCTCATGGTACAGGAGTTATTGCTGGTGGAGCTGTTCGTTCGGTTCTTGAATCAGTTGGAATCCATGATGTATTGTCTAAATCACAAGGATCTTCAAATCCTCATAACGTGGTTAAAGCAACTTTTGATGCTTTATTACAAATGAGAAGTGCTCATACTGTTGCAAAACAAAGAGGTATTTCTTTAGAGAAAGTTTTTAAAGGTTAA
- the rplQ gene encoding 50S ribosomal protein L17, producing the protein MRHGKKFNHLSRQTAHRSSMLANMACSLIEHKRINTTVAKAKALKQFVEPLITKSKSDTTHNRRIVFAYLRSKYAVTDLFRDVAAKVGDRPGGYTRIIKVGNRLGDNADMAMIELVDFNELYNGGKKEVKKAKSRRGGKAKKAEGVVEAPAAEAEPTTDAAE; encoded by the coding sequence ATGAGACACGGAAAAAAATTCAATCACTTAAGCAGACAGACTGCACATAGAAGTTCTATGTTAGCTAATATGGCTTGTTCTCTTATTGAGCACAAACGTATTAACACTACTGTTGCTAAAGCTAAAGCGCTTAAACAATTCGTTGAGCCGCTTATAACAAAATCAAAATCGGATACTACTCACAATCGTCGTATCGTTTTTGCTTACTTACGTAGTAAATATGCAGTAACTGACTTGTTTAGAGATGTTGCAGCGAAAGTAGGTGACCGTCCAGGTGGATACACTCGTATCATTAAAGTTGGAAATCGTTTAGGAGATAATGCTGATATGGCAATGATCGAATTAGTTGATTTTAATGAGCTTTACAACGGAGGTAAAAAAGAAGTTAAAAAAGCAAAAAGCCGTCGTGGTGGAAAAGCTAAAAAAGCTGAAGGAGTTGTTGAAGCTCCAGCTGCTGAGGCTGAACCTACAACAGACGCCGCTGAATAA
- a CDS encoding DNA-directed RNA polymerase subunit alpha, whose amino-acid sequence MAIFNFQKPDKVIMIDSTDFEGKFEFRPLEPGYGLTVGNALRRVLLSALEGYAITSVRIEGVDHEFSTISGVVEDVTEIILNLKQVRFKRQIEDIDNESVTISVSGKDQLTAGDFQKFISGFQVLNPELVICNLDSKIKLNFDLTIEKGRGYVPAEENKKQNAAIGTIFTDSIFTPVKNVKYAIENFRVEQKTDYEKLVFEIKTDGSINPKDALTEAAKVLIHHFMLFSDERITLEADEIAQTESYDEESLHMRQLLKTKLVDMDLSVRALNCLKAAEVDTLGDLVSFNKNDLMKFRNFGKKSLTELDELVAVKNLTFGMDLAKYKLDKE is encoded by the coding sequence ATGGCAATATTTAATTTTCAGAAGCCCGATAAAGTTATCATGATCGATTCAACCGATTTTGAAGGTAAATTTGAATTTAGACCTTTAGAACCTGGATACGGATTGACTGTTGGTAATGCACTTAGAAGAGTTTTGCTTTCAGCATTAGAAGGTTATGCAATTACATCTGTTCGTATAGAAGGTGTAGATCATGAGTTTTCTACTATTTCAGGAGTTGTTGAGGATGTTACAGAAATTATCCTTAATCTAAAACAAGTACGTTTCAAACGTCAAATTGAGGATATTGATAATGAATCAGTTACTATTTCTGTTTCTGGTAAAGATCAATTGACAGCTGGAGATTTTCAAAAATTTATCTCAGGTTTCCAAGTTTTGAATCCAGAACTTGTTATCTGTAATTTAGACAGTAAAATCAAACTGAATTTCGATTTAACTATCGAGAAAGGTAGAGGTTATGTTCCTGCTGAAGAGAACAAAAAACAGAATGCTGCAATTGGAACTATTTTTACGGATTCGATTTTTACTCCGGTAAAAAACGTAAAATATGCTATTGAAAACTTCCGTGTTGAGCAAAAAACAGATTATGAAAAATTAGTTTTTGAAATCAAAACTGATGGATCAATTAATCCTAAAGATGCTCTTACTGAAGCGGCAAAAGTTCTAATTCACCATTTCATGTTGTTTTCTGATGAAAGAATTACACTTGAGGCTGACGAAATTGCACAAACAGAGTCTTATGACGAAGAGTCATTACATATGAGACAATTGCTTAAAACTAAGCTTGTTGATATGGATCTTTCTGTTAGAGCCTTAAATTGTTTGAAAGCGGCTGAAGTTGATACACTTGGTGATTTAGTATCGTTCAATAAAAATGACCTAATGAAGTTCCGTAATTTTGGTAAAAAATCTTTAACTGAGCTAGATGAACTAGTTGCTGTTAAGAATTTGACCTTCGGTATGGATTTAGCAAAATACAAACTAGATAAAGAATAA
- the carA gene encoding glutamine-hydrolyzing carbamoyl-phosphate synthase small subunit, whose protein sequence is MKYTTRKSAILLLSDGTIFHGKSIGISGKTFGEVCFNTGMTGYQEIFTDPSYFGQLMVATNAHIGNYGVNDKEVESGSIKIAGLICKNFSFNYSRTDSSGSLEDYFAKQNLICISDVDTRALVSYIRDNGAMNAVICTDDTPVEELKKLLAEVPDMEGLELASKVSTTEPYFYGDENATYKISALDLGIKENILRNLAKRDCYIKVFPYNATYADLASFNPDGFFLSNGPGDPDPLESAINVAKEIIQNNKPLFGICLGHQVIALANGVSTYKMFNGHRGINHPVKNIITGKGEITSQNHGFAVNKEQLDNHPELEITHLHLNDGTVAGMRMKNKNCFSVQYHPEASPGPHDSSYLFDQFIENIKSA, encoded by the coding sequence ATGAAATATACAACACGAAAAAGCGCTATTCTTCTATTAAGTGACGGAACCATATTCCACGGTAAATCAATCGGTATAAGTGGGAAAACTTTTGGTGAAGTTTGTTTTAACACCGGTATGACTGGTTATCAAGAGATTTTTACAGATCCTTCATATTTTGGACAATTAATGGTTGCTACGAATGCCCACATTGGTAACTATGGGGTAAATGATAAGGAAGTTGAATCAGGGAGTATCAAAATTGCCGGATTAATTTGTAAAAACTTTAGTTTTAATTATTCAAGAACTGATTCATCAGGAAGTTTGGAAGATTATTTTGCAAAGCAAAATTTAATTTGCATATCTGATGTAGATACACGTGCATTGGTGAGTTATATTCGTGATAATGGTGCGATGAATGCTGTTATTTGTACAGATGATACGCCTGTTGAAGAGTTGAAAAAACTATTGGCTGAAGTTCCGGATATGGAAGGCTTAGAGTTGGCTTCGAAAGTTTCGACAACTGAGCCTTATTTTTATGGAGATGAAAATGCTACTTACAAGATTTCAGCTTTAGATTTAGGAATTAAAGAGAATATTCTACGCAACTTAGCGAAAAGAGATTGTTACATTAAGGTTTTTCCTTATAATGCAACTTACGCAGATTTAGCTTCGTTTAATCCTGATGGTTTCTTCCTTTCGAATGGTCCTGGAGATCCGGATCCTTTGGAAAGCGCAATAAATGTTGCTAAAGAAATTATTCAAAATAATAAGCCATTATTCGGTATTTGTTTAGGGCACCAAGTTATTGCTTTGGCAAACGGAGTTTCTACATATAAAATGTTTAATGGTCACCGTGGAATTAATCATCCGGTAAAAAATATAATCACAGGTAAAGGCGAGATTACTTCTCAAAACCACGGATTTGCTGTAAACAAAGAGCAATTGGATAATCATCCAGAATTAGAAATTACACATTTGCATTTAAATGACGGTACTGTGGCAGGTATGAGAATGAAAAATAAAAATTGTTTTTCAGTGCAATATCACCCTGAAGCAAGTCCAGGACCACATGATTCTTCTTATCTTTTTGATCAGTTTATCGAAAATATTAAATCTGCATAA